The Lachnospiraceae bacterium oral taxon 500 genome window below encodes:
- a CDS encoding 50S ribosomal protein L7/L12, producing MAKLTVAEILEAVKELSVLELNELVEAAEKEFGVSAAAGVVVAAGAGAAAPAAEEKTEFDVELTDAGAEKIKVIKEVRGITGLGLKEAKELVDGAPKMVKEGATKEEAEEIKTKLEAVGAKVTLK from the coding sequence ATGGCTAAATTAACAGTAGCAGAGATTTTAGAGGCAGTAAAGGAATTGTCTGTATTGGAATTGAATGAATTGGTAGAAGCAGCCGAGAAAGAGTTCGGCGTATCGGCAGCAGCTGGTGTTGTAGTAGCAGCCGGTGCTGGCGCAGCTGCTCCGGCCGCTGAAGAAAAGACCGAGTTTGACGTTGAATTGACCGATGCCGGCGCAGAAAAGATTAAGGTTATCAAAGAAGTTCGCGGTATCACCGGTTTGGGCCTTAAGGAAGCAAAAGAATTAGTTGACGGTGCTCCGAAGATGGTTAAGGAAGGCGCTACCAAGGAAGAAGCGGAAGAGATCAAGACGAAGCTGGAAGCAGTCGGCGCGAAGGTAACTTTGAAATAA
- a CDS encoding aspartate carbamoyltransferase codes for MEKVRNLINITDLSTQEIDDLIVTADDIVQNPQKYQNLCAHKKLATLFFEASTRTRLSFEAAMLELGGNVIGFSSANSSSAAKGESVSDTIRTVGCYADIIAMRHPKEGAPIVGAQRTTVPIINAGDGGHFHPTQTLTDLLTIKRKKGRLSDMTIGVCGDLKFGRTVHSLIEAMLRYENIRFVLISPVELQVPDYIKDAMNKAGVSWQEVEKLEEAMPQLDVLYMTRVQRERFFNEADYIRLKDSYILDLAKLETAKQDLTIMHPLPRVNEISVEVDDDERACYFFQALCGKHIRMALILLLLGIKAE; via the coding sequence ATGGAAAAAGTCAGGAACCTCATCAATATCACCGACCTGTCAACGCAAGAAATCGATGATCTTATTGTCACCGCTGATGACATCGTCCAAAATCCCCAAAAATATCAAAATTTATGTGCACACAAAAAATTAGCGACTCTTTTTTTCGAAGCCAGTACCAGAACTCGCCTCAGCTTTGAAGCAGCAATGCTTGAGCTTGGCGGTAATGTGATTGGCTTTTCTTCTGCCAATTCGAGCTCGGCGGCCAAGGGCGAGAGTGTCAGTGATACGATTCGAACCGTGGGCTGTTACGCCGATATCATTGCCATGCGCCATCCCAAAGAAGGCGCGCCGATTGTGGGGGCGCAAAGGACAACGGTGCCGATTATCAATGCCGGCGACGGCGGGCATTTTCACCCGACTCAAACCCTGACTGATCTTTTGACAATTAAGCGGAAAAAGGGAAGATTAAGCGATATGACAATCGGTGTCTGCGGTGACCTTAAGTTTGGCCGGACAGTTCATTCGCTGATTGAGGCCATGCTCCGCTATGAGAATATTCGTTTTGTGCTGATTTCGCCGGTCGAGCTGCAGGTGCCGGATTATATCAAGGACGCCATGAATAAAGCCGGCGTTTCATGGCAGGAAGTGGAAAAATTAGAGGAGGCCATGCCGCAGCTAGATGTGCTGTATATGACAAGGGTACAGCGGGAAAGATTTTTCAATGAAGCGGACTACATCCGGTTAAAAGACAGCTATATTTTAGACTTAGCCAAGCTGGAAACGGCTAAACAGGATTTGACGATTATGCACCCGCTGCCAAGGGTTAATGAGATTTCGGTAGAAGTGGACGACGATGAACGGGCCTGCTATTTCTTCCAGGCATTATGTGGCAAACACATCCGAATGGCACTGATATTGCTGCTTTTGGGGATAAAAGCAGAATAA
- a CDS encoding 30S ribosomal protein S4, translating into MARMREPRFKKCRRLNLNVCGHPKAMKRAEKAGQARDRKKLSEYGIQLLEKQRLRGYYEVMEKQFYRYFLRAMKDEQITGTALVRMLETRLDNLVYRSGYATSIRQARQMVGHGHILVNGKRINIPSYAVLPGDVIALTEKSQSIQLFKDNFLGTAGSYPYLSKDEENYATTLIRNPEREEIPIEIADHLIVEYYSKFV; encoded by the coding sequence ATGGCAAGAATGAGAGAACCAAGATTTAAGAAATGTCGTAGACTGAACTTAAATGTATGTGGTCATCCGAAAGCGATGAAGCGTGCAGAAAAAGCCGGTCAGGCGAGAGATCGCAAGAAGCTCTCCGAATACGGGATTCAATTATTGGAAAAGCAAAGACTTCGCGGTTATTACGAAGTTATGGAAAAACAGTTCTATCGTTACTTTTTAAGAGCGATGAAGGATGAACAAATCACCGGTACGGCACTGGTTCGGATGCTGGAAACACGCCTCGATAACTTAGTATATCGGAGCGGTTATGCAACCAGTATTCGTCAGGCCAGACAAATGGTCGGACATGGCCATATTCTGGTTAATGGCAAGAGAATTAATATTCCGTCTTATGCGGTACTGCCGGGTGATGTCATTGCTTTAACGGAAAAGTCGCAAAGCATCCAGTTGTTTAAGGATAATTTCTTAGGCACGGCTGGATCGTATCCGTACTTATCTAAGGATGAGGAAAATTATGCAACGACGCTGATTCGCAATCCGGAAAGAGAAGAGATTCCGATTGAGATTGCCGATCACCTGATCGTCGAGTATTATTCCAAGTTCGTATAA
- a CDS encoding 50S ribosomal protein L10 → MPKVEQKQAVINGIKEHLQGASSVVLVDYRGLTVAQDTQLRKNLREANVTYRVFKNTMMRFAFEGTDFAQLDSHLEGPSAVAISYEDATAGARILKEATKTMPKLEFKAGVVDGTYYDAAGITKIASIPGKNELLSKLLGSFQSPMASFARVVKAVADKAAEQGVATAGELAVAAPAEAE, encoded by the coding sequence GTGCCAAAAGTAGAACAAAAGCAAGCAGTGATCAATGGCATTAAAGAGCATCTGCAGGGTGCGTCTTCGGTCGTTCTGGTTGATTATCGCGGCTTGACCGTTGCACAGGATACGCAGCTTCGGAAAAACCTGAGAGAAGCAAATGTAACGTACCGGGTATTTAAAAATACAATGATGCGTTTTGCCTTTGAAGGAACCGATTTCGCTCAACTGGACTCTCATTTGGAAGGTCCGAGCGCTGTTGCTATCAGCTATGAGGATGCAACCGCGGGAGCGCGTATTCTGAAAGAAGCAACCAAGACCATGCCGAAACTCGAATTTAAAGCGGGCGTTGTCGACGGAACCTATTATGATGCAGCCGGAATTACTAAGATTGCATCGATTCCGGGCAAGAACGAATTACTGTCCAAACTCTTGGGTAGCTTCCAGTCACCGATGGCAAGCTTTGCCCGGGTGGTCAAAGCAGTTGCCGACAAGGCAGCGGAGCAGGGAGTGGCTACGGCCGGCGAATTAGCTGTGGCAGCACCGGCAGAAGCGGAATAA
- a CDS encoding PolC-type DNA polymerase III codes for MTKKLTETFVQFTFPADLREIFAEAEVSRIVFDRQKLRLDIYLELSRVIRPSYIEQLAKSLTAHLGYSVRLWETYRLDGDLSRIYPQWADSLFYYLEKGDPFLANTLRLSQAKISGDQIQYQVPAVGYEYIMPLEPGKKIERLFAEKLQREVVISFYKKDEKNQILQEFIQNRDMESRMLATVPVGQEMAAPVKKVMEKPEGILYGKKEIKGEITPVADLEESRSFYNIDVEIVGEIDVRELRSGKRMVKMFLTDYQKTVSGKLFADDKETTEELVKGLKEAKALRVSGKYSFDSFDMQPAFMIQTIQPLSGSIKQERVDEAEEKRIELHCHTQMSDMDGIIPVKTAVKQAAKWGHPALAITDTAVVQAFPDAFSAGKAFAGSLKLIYGMTAFMVDDERPVLWFGRGQSLRDTYVVFDIETTGLITSCDSLTEIGAVKIKDGKIIERFSEFINPGRPIPRRIQELTHITDDIVRDAPRIEEVLPRFMDFSAGAVLVAHNSDFDISFIKKECQKLDLPVDFTYMDTLELARHLFPEFKRYGLDYLSKELEVSLSQHHRAVYDAEATAGVLLKMFQRLEEIGVHDLNDVLTWAQQNPINWEKQRPTQIMILTKTRAGLLNLYKMVSESHINTFAGVPRLKKSYLHRMREGLLYGATGGDNDFYQAFIEGRCQELIDRTAEFYDYFELYPIPVARTYVGTDMIAEDQALGALQVELYRFVKSLGKKVIASANVKILNPEDEILRRILLVGKKTVRNADVPDYCYFRTTGEMLRDFAYFGQAEAREMVITAPREIVDSLDEIEPVERDKYPPEIPNSDEELKSLCYGRAHQIYGDPLPEIVSERLERELHSIISNGFAVMYMIAQKLVKKSNEDGYLVGSRGSVGSSFVATMSGITEVNPLSAHYVCPNCQYSDFAPPELKDDPEMSGADLPDRSCPKCGAPLSKDGHDIPFETFLGFYGDKEPDIDLNFSGEYQSRAHEYTEEIFGKGHVFRAGTIGTLADKTAYGFVKNYFEERQIAMSEGDINRYVQGCVGVRRTTGQHPGGIVVVPRDQEIYKFTPIQRPANDRESNIITTHFDYHSIDHNLLKLDILGHDDPTMIRFLEDLTGVNAQKIPLDDPKVMSLFQSTEALGIQPADIGGVEMGSLGIPEFGTDFVIQMLKDTKPKAFSDLIRISGLSHGTDVWINNGQEMIRNGLATITTVISTRDGIMSYLINKGMEKGLAFTIMESVRKGKGLKDEWVTAMTASDVPEWYIESCRRIKYMFPKAHAAAYVMMAFRIAYFKVYYPLEYYAAYFSVRASTFDYVVMGKGREVLEEAAQDLKNRADKLTKKEQDMEKEMQTVREMYARGFGFHRIDLYQAEATRFKIIDGKIMPSFCSINGMGEKAALSIVEARKDAPFLSIEDLISRTKLSKTLVEILRVNGILEGLSETNQISLF; via the coding sequence ATGACTAAGAAATTGACGGAAACATTTGTGCAATTTACTTTTCCGGCTGATTTGCGAGAGATTTTTGCGGAAGCAGAGGTTTCTCGCATTGTTTTTGACCGGCAGAAATTGAGACTGGATATTTATTTGGAGTTAAGCCGGGTGATTCGCCCCTCATACATTGAGCAGCTGGCGAAAAGCCTGACCGCGCACTTGGGCTATTCGGTTCGGCTGTGGGAAACATACCGGCTGGACGGGGATTTGAGCCGGATTTATCCGCAGTGGGCGGACAGCTTATTTTATTATCTGGAAAAAGGCGACCCGTTTTTGGCCAATACGCTGCGTTTGTCGCAGGCCAAAATCAGCGGGGACCAAATCCAGTATCAAGTACCGGCGGTCGGGTATGAATATATTATGCCCTTGGAACCGGGAAAAAAAATTGAGCGCCTGTTTGCCGAGAAACTGCAAAGAGAAGTGGTGATTTCCTTTTATAAAAAGGATGAAAAAAATCAAATCCTGCAGGAGTTTATTCAAAACCGCGATATGGAGAGCCGGATGCTGGCAACGGTTCCGGTCGGTCAGGAGATGGCTGCGCCGGTGAAAAAAGTGATGGAAAAACCGGAAGGCATTCTTTACGGCAAGAAGGAAATTAAAGGCGAGATTACGCCGGTGGCGGATTTGGAGGAAAGCCGATCATTTTATAATATTGATGTCGAAATCGTCGGCGAGATTGATGTGCGCGAGCTCCGCTCCGGCAAGCGAATGGTTAAGATGTTCCTGACCGATTATCAAAAAACCGTCAGCGGCAAGCTCTTTGCGGATGATAAAGAAACGACCGAGGAGTTGGTTAAGGGATTGAAAGAAGCCAAAGCCCTCAGAGTCAGCGGCAAATACAGCTTTGACAGCTTTGATATGCAGCCGGCATTTATGATTCAAACCATTCAGCCGCTGAGCGGCAGCATTAAGCAGGAGCGGGTGGACGAAGCTGAAGAAAAACGGATTGAACTGCACTGCCATACGCAAATGAGTGATATGGATGGCATTATTCCGGTCAAGACGGCGGTTAAGCAGGCCGCCAAATGGGGACATCCGGCGCTGGCAATTACCGATACTGCCGTGGTTCAGGCTTTTCCCGATGCTTTTTCCGCTGGTAAGGCCTTTGCCGGCAGCTTAAAATTGATTTATGGCATGACCGCCTTTATGGTGGACGATGAGCGGCCGGTGCTCTGGTTCGGGCGGGGACAAAGCCTGCGCGATACCTATGTGGTCTTTGATATTGAAACCACGGGTTTGATTACCAGCTGTGACAGCCTGACCGAAATCGGTGCGGTTAAAATCAAAGACGGTAAGATTATTGAGCGCTTCAGTGAGTTTATCAATCCCGGCCGGCCGATTCCCCGAAGGATTCAGGAGCTGACCCATATCACCGATGATATTGTTCGGGACGCACCGCGAATTGAGGAGGTGTTGCCGCGCTTTATGGACTTTTCTGCTGGAGCGGTGCTGGTGGCGCATAACTCGGATTTTGATATCAGCTTTATAAAAAAAGAGTGCCAGAAACTGGATTTGCCGGTTGATTTTACCTATATGGATACTTTAGAGCTGGCGCGCCACTTATTTCCTGAGTTTAAGCGGTATGGACTGGATTATTTAAGTAAGGAATTGGAAGTATCGCTCAGTCAGCACCACCGGGCGGTTTATGATGCGGAAGCAACGGCTGGCGTGCTGCTGAAGATGTTTCAGCGCCTGGAAGAAATCGGCGTTCATGATTTGAACGATGTATTAACTTGGGCGCAGCAAAATCCAATCAACTGGGAAAAGCAAAGACCGACCCAGATTATGATTTTAACCAAAACCAGAGCCGGCCTCCTAAACCTTTATAAAATGGTGTCGGAGTCGCATATCAATACCTTTGCCGGCGTGCCTCGGCTGAAAAAGTCGTATCTGCACCGGATGCGGGAGGGACTTTTATACGGCGCGACCGGGGGCGATAATGATTTTTATCAGGCCTTTATCGAGGGGCGCTGTCAGGAATTAATCGACCGGACGGCGGAGTTTTATGATTATTTTGAACTCTATCCGATTCCGGTAGCCAGAACCTATGTCGGGACGGATATGATTGCCGAAGATCAGGCACTGGGCGCTTTGCAGGTAGAGCTGTACCGCTTTGTGAAAAGCCTTGGCAAGAAAGTAATTGCCAGCGCCAATGTCAAGATTTTAAATCCGGAGGACGAGATTTTGCGCCGGATTTTGCTGGTCGGCAAAAAAACGGTGCGCAACGCCGATGTGCCGGATTATTGCTATTTTCGGACGACCGGTGAAATGCTTCGTGACTTTGCCTATTTCGGACAGGCCGAAGCCAGAGAAATGGTAATTACCGCACCGCGCGAGATTGTTGATTCGCTGGATGAGATTGAGCCGGTGGAGCGGGATAAATATCCGCCGGAGATTCCCAATTCCGATGAGGAATTGAAAAGCCTGTGCTATGGCCGGGCACATCAGATTTACGGCGATCCTCTGCCGGAGATTGTGTCCGAGCGGCTGGAAAGAGAGCTCCATTCCATTATCAGCAATGGTTTTGCCGTTATGTATATGATTGCCCAAAAGTTAGTTAAAAAGTCCAATGAGGACGGCTATTTGGTCGGCTCACGGGGCTCGGTCGGTTCGTCCTTTGTGGCCACCATGTCCGGGATTACCGAGGTTAATCCGCTGTCGGCTCACTATGTTTGCCCGAATTGTCAATATTCTGATTTTGCGCCGCCGGAGTTAAAAGATGACCCGGAAATGTCGGGTGCCGACTTGCCGGACAGAAGCTGCCCTAAGTGTGGTGCACCGCTGAGTAAAGACGGGCATGATATTCCGTTTGAAACTTTCCTTGGGTTTTACGGTGATAAAGAGCCGGATATCGACCTGAACTTTTCGGGCGAATATCAAAGCCGGGCGCATGAATACACCGAGGAAATCTTCGGCAAGGGTCATGTTTTCCGGGCGGGAACGATCGGTACGCTGGCCGACAAGACGGCTTACGGCTTTGTGAAAAATTATTTTGAGGAAAGACAAATTGCGATGTCCGAGGGCGATATCAATCGCTATGTGCAGGGCTGCGTCGGCGTGCGCCGGACGACAGGTCAGCACCCCGGCGGCATTGTGGTCGTACCCAGAGATCAGGAAATTTATAAGTTTACACCGATTCAGCGGCCGGCCAATGACCGGGAGAGCAATATCATCACCACTCACTTTGATTATCACAGTATTGACCACAATTTGCTCAAACTTGATATTTTAGGGCATGATGACCCGACCATGATTCGTTTCCTGGAGGATTTGACCGGAGTCAATGCCCAGAAAATTCCGCTCGATGACCCGAAAGTAATGTCGCTGTTTCAGTCAACCGAAGCGCTCGGGATTCAGCCGGCCGATATCGGCGGCGTGGAAATGGGCTCGCTCGGAATTCCCGAGTTCGGTACGGACTTTGTTATCCAAATGTTGAAAGACACGAAGCCAAAGGCTTTTTCCGATTTAATTCGTATTTCCGGCTTGTCGCATGGCACCGATGTTTGGATTAATAACGGTCAGGAAATGATTCGCAATGGTTTAGCGACAATTACTACCGTCATTTCCACCCGCGACGGTATCATGTCGTATTTGATCAACAAAGGCATGGAAAAGGGGCTGGCCTTTACTATCATGGAATCTGTCCGTAAGGGCAAGGGTTTAAAGGACGAATGGGTTACAGCGATGACAGCTTCGGACGTGCCGGAATGGTACATTGAGTCCTGCCGCCGGATTAAGTATATGTTCCCTAAGGCGCATGCGGCGGCCTATGTGATGATGGCCTTTCGGATTGCGTATTTTAAGGTTTATTATCCCTTGGAGTATTATGCGGCGTATTTCAGCGTCAGAGCCAGTACTTTTGATTATGTGGTCATGGGCAAGGGGCGGGAGGTGCTGGAGGAAGCGGCGCAGGATTTGAAAAACCGGGCGGATAAGCTGACCAAAAAAGAGCAGGACATGGAAAAGGAAATGCAGACTGTTCGCGAGATGTACGCCCGCGGCTTCGGTTTTCACCGGATTGACCTGTATCAGGCGGAGGCAACTCGGTTTAAGATTATTGACGGCAAGATAATGCCCAGCTTTTGCAGCATTAACGGCATGGGCGAAAAAGCGGCGCTGTCAATTGTTGAAGCCCGCAAGGACGCGCCGTTTTTGTCGATTGAGGATTTAATCAGTCGGACGAAGCTGTCCAAGACGCTGGTGGAAATCCTAAGAGTCAACGGCATACTGGAAGGCTTGTCGGAAACCAACCAAATTAGCTTATTTTAG
- a CDS encoding ATPase, whose product MIVRERYMQPVRDFMDKPVVKIITGMRRSGKSSLLELTRQELLARSVNDQNIIFINFESLRYEALRNYQALYAEIADRAEQAQGRLYILLDEIQEVDGWERVVNSLRVDFDCDIYVTGSNARLLSGELATLLAGRYVEIRVYPLDFKEYLDFAAGNEVEAKLTRQEQFSHFVHFGGLPGIHQIKWEESRIMQYLNDIYNSVLLKDVVARHKIRDTELLERIVFYLMDNIGNTFSAKTISDFLKSQGRKLSTETVYNYLKALESAFLIHKAARFDIKGKRILETQEKYYLADIGLRHAVMGYRDNDIAGVLENIVFMELLRRGFSVKIGKQDAAEVDFVADRSDERLYIQVCYILTPENIDREFAPLEAIADNYEKLVLSADTLLRVNRSGIRQQNIMEFLLEG is encoded by the coding sequence ATGATTGTACGGGAACGATATATGCAGCCGGTTCGAGATTTTATGGATAAACCGGTGGTCAAAATTATTACGGGTATGCGGCGCAGCGGCAAGAGCAGTCTGTTGGAACTGACACGGCAGGAACTTTTGGCACGCAGCGTAAATGACCAAAACATAATTTTTATCAACTTTGAATCTTTGCGCTATGAAGCGCTGAGAAACTATCAGGCACTGTATGCGGAAATTGCGGATAGAGCGGAGCAGGCCCAAGGCCGGCTTTATATTTTGCTCGATGAAATACAGGAAGTAGATGGCTGGGAACGGGTAGTGAACTCCTTGCGGGTTGATTTTGACTGTGATATTTATGTGACTGGTTCCAATGCCCGGTTGCTTTCCGGGGAGCTGGCTACTTTGCTGGCGGGGCGTTATGTGGAAATTCGAGTCTATCCGCTGGACTTTAAAGAATATTTGGATTTTGCCGCTGGGAACGAGGTCGAGGCCAAACTGACACGGCAGGAGCAATTTTCTCATTTCGTGCACTTTGGCGGGCTGCCCGGGATTCATCAGATTAAATGGGAAGAAAGCCGGATTATGCAGTATCTCAACGATATTTACAATTCGGTGCTGCTTAAAGATGTGGTTGCTCGCCATAAAATCAGGGATACGGAGCTGCTGGAAAGAATTGTATTTTATCTGATGGACAATATCGGCAATACTTTTTCGGCCAAGACAATTTCTGATTTTTTGAAAAGCCAGGGGCGAAAGCTCAGTACGGAAACGGTTTATAATTATTTGAAGGCTTTGGAAAGTGCCTTTTTGATCCATAAGGCAGCACGCTTTGACATTAAGGGCAAGCGGATATTAGAAACGCAGGAAAAATATTATCTGGCTGACATTGGGCTGCGCCATGCCGTCATGGGCTATCGGGATAATGATATAGCGGGTGTGCTGGAAAATATCGTCTTTATGGAGCTTCTGCGCCGGGGCTTTTCGGTCAAAATCGGAAAACAGGATGCGGCGGAAGTGGACTTTGTAGCTGACCGGTCGGACGAACGCCTTTATATTCAGGTTTGCTATATCCTGACGCCGGAGAATATCGATCGGGAGTTTGCGCCGCTGGAGGCGATTGCGGATAATTATGAAAAGCTGGTGCTCTCGGCTGATACGCTCCTGCGCGTCAATCGAAGCGGCATCCGCCAGCAGAATATTATGGAGTTTTTGCTGGAGGGGTAA
- a CDS encoding methyl-accepting chemotaxis protein, with protein sequence MKNKSIGIRVAFGMVAGIVIACGLLVALSSIFGSRILKKMVEDEVLSLTKEVARAVDDKLTAEGKIVETLAANPILTQSNYSFTEKSEYMQKQASRLGYVEFFISTLKGEGKKFTKGQEDFDASDREYFKESMTGKTFMSDILVDKMTGRNIIVISTPIYQNDKMVGIFGAVKSADFISNICAEFSWGESGIASIYDKSGQVIGHTNAKLVEEKLNILEKAAQDSSYQKLADFYTTKILTQTTGAGEYSFLGNNKLAGFYNMKVKDWTVLISVNSSEIMKPQTDLALLMALFALVVIVLLSILLHFVLTRPLIKALNDARANIEQLARLEIGKELPHDYSNRQNEFGDIYRAIQSLRQNITGLVQQIHSSIDKLTSSSKDFSQSCNSASAMATDITRTVDEIAQGATAQASDVQDGVAELSHMGEQMENNTVQMKEMIGASDRVDLLQVEGKSQLQSLIDSTKQNTEISAKIQEAIKNTEQSVDEINLAGDTIKSISDQINLLALNAAIEAARAGESGRGFAVVAEEIRKLAESSNLSTEQIRKSVVTLAERTQYAVSQIIESNRVVEEQSVNVAGMSEKFEGISDALEHLRNTIEKIFTANERINEAREKVSSSMSNIAALTEENAASTQEISASMQEQNDTFLMIATESEALLELGEDLERISSEFKL encoded by the coding sequence ATGAAAAACAAATCAATAGGCATACGGGTAGCGTTTGGAATGGTTGCAGGGATTGTGATCGCTTGCGGCTTGCTGGTGGCATTAAGTAGTATTTTTGGGTCCCGAATCTTGAAAAAAATGGTTGAAGATGAAGTTTTAAGTCTAACGAAGGAAGTTGCCCGGGCAGTTGATGATAAACTGACAGCCGAAGGAAAAATTGTGGAGACATTGGCGGCTAACCCGATTCTGACGCAATCAAACTATTCTTTTACGGAGAAATCGGAGTATATGCAAAAACAGGCCAGTCGTTTAGGCTATGTTGAGTTTTTTATCTCAACGCTTAAAGGTGAGGGCAAAAAATTTACCAAGGGTCAGGAAGATTTTGACGCTTCGGACAGGGAGTATTTTAAAGAAAGCATGACCGGTAAAACTTTTATGTCGGATATTTTGGTTGATAAGATGACCGGGAGAAACATTATTGTTATATCTACTCCGATTTATCAAAATGATAAAATGGTCGGCATCTTTGGGGCAGTAAAAAGCGCTGATTTTATCAGCAATATCTGTGCGGAGTTTTCCTGGGGCGAGAGCGGAATTGCTTCCATTTATGATAAGAGCGGTCAAGTCATCGGGCACACCAATGCGAAATTAGTGGAAGAAAAGTTGAATATTCTGGAAAAAGCGGCGCAAGACTCCAGCTATCAGAAATTGGCGGATTTTTATACAACAAAAATCCTAACCCAAACAACAGGGGCCGGAGAATACTCTTTTTTAGGTAATAATAAGCTGGCCGGTTTTTACAATATGAAAGTTAAAGACTGGACAGTGCTGATTTCAGTCAATAGTTCTGAAATTATGAAGCCGCAAACTGATTTGGCCTTGCTTATGGCTTTGTTTGCTTTAGTTGTTATCGTACTGTTGAGCATTCTGCTGCATTTCGTTTTGACCCGGCCGCTGATAAAAGCGCTGAATGATGCCAGAGCAAATATTGAGCAGTTGGCTCGGCTGGAAATCGGCAAAGAACTGCCGCATGATTATTCGAACCGGCAAAATGAGTTTGGTGATATTTATCGGGCGATTCAGTCGCTCCGTCAGAATATTACCGGCTTGGTGCAGCAGATTCATTCCTCGATTGATAAGCTGACATCTTCGTCCAAGGACTTCAGCCAGAGCTGCAATTCCGCCAGTGCAATGGCAACGGATATTACCCGGACGGTGGATGAAATTGCGCAGGGTGCAACTGCTCAGGCCAGCGACGTTCAGGACGGTGTAGCTGAGCTTAGCCATATGGGCGAGCAAATGGAAAACAATACCGTGCAGATGAAAGAAATGATTGGTGCCTCTGACCGGGTCGATCTCTTACAGGTCGAGGGTAAGAGCCAGCTTCAGTCGCTGATTGATTCAACCAAACAAAATACTGAAATTTCGGCGAAAATTCAGGAAGCCATTAAAAATACGGAGCAGAGTGTTGATGAAATCAATTTGGCGGGTGATACGATTAAGTCGATTTCCGATCAGATTAATTTGCTGGCTTTAAATGCAGCCATTGAGGCTGCCCGGGCCGGCGAAAGCGGTCGCGGTTTCGCGGTGGTAGCTGAGGAAATTCGAAAATTGGCGGAAAGCTCTAATTTATCGACCGAGCAGATTCGTAAGTCAGTGGTGACGCTGGCCGAGAGAACTCAGTATGCGGTTTCCCAGATTATTGAGTCAAACCGGGTGGTGGAAGAACAATCGGTCAATGTTGCCGGCATGTCGGAGAAGTTTGAAGGAATTTCTGACGCGCTGGAGCATTTAAGGAATACGATTGAAAAAATCTTTACTGCCAACGAAAGGATCAATGAGGCCAGAGAAAAGGTGTCCAGCTCGATGAGTAATATTGCTGCGCTGACCGAAGAAAATGCGGCCAGTACCCAAGAAATTTCGGCGTCCATGCAGGAACAAAACGATACCTTCCTGATGATTGCAACCGAAAGCGAAGCCTTGTTGGAGTTGGGTGAAGATTTAGAGCGGATTAGCAGCGAGTTTAAGCTGTAA